GCAAATCGAGCAAAGTGTCTTCAGCGCTGTCGCGCCAAGCCCAAGGCAAAGCAGCCAGGAGGCAAAAAAACAGAATGAGGGCGGCAACACCAAAGTTTGCCGGCGTTGCGAGAGCATGAAAAGTGCGAAGTTTCATGGTTATGAAGAGATGAAACAGCTCAATCGCTTCCCGAGGACGCTGGCGAAGGCTTCAAGGCCGTCATGCGCTTGGCAAATTGAAACGTTTGCCGGCGATAATCGACATAGTCCGCGTCATTTTGATCAAGGCTGTTCATTTGCACAAAATCCGAAGCATGAATGAAGCGCGCGCCGCCGAGCGAAATGGCAACGTGCGTGATTTTGCCCTCTTGTTCGCCGAAGAATAACAAATCCGCAGGTTCGAGATTCTCAAAATTCCTGCCGGCCTCGATGGCCTCGCCCTGACGCGCTTGCTGGCTGGCATCGCGCAGCAAGGCCACTCCGTGCAAGCGGAACACAAGCTGCGTGAAGCCCGAGCAATCGAAACCGTTCACGGAAGCGCCGCCCCAAAGATAAGGAACGCCGAGAAATTTTTTTGCCGTCGTCACAACGTCCTCGGCGGTTCCGGGCGCAGCCGGGAAGACTTTGTCCCGCTCGGTAACAGCGTCGAATTCAATAAAGCCCTCCCGGCGATCAGGCAAACGCACTTTGACCCATTTCGTCCTGGCATCTCCGGATTTTTGTTCAACCACCTCGAGCCGCCGCATGGTGCAGCCCAACACCACGGCAGTAACCGGAAGCGCAGCCGCGTTGGCTTCCTCGCGCACCAGGCCATCCAAACGATTATACGCCACCAGGTCTGAGGCCAGCCATTCATCAATGCCGTTCAGACTCGCCATTCTGAACGAGCCTTCCGGCAGCCAGCCGAGATAACCATCTTCTGTTTGGAGGTAGTACCAGTTGCCTTCTTTTTTGAGCAATGATACCATGCTTCCCATCAAGAGTTGATGCGCCAATTCCGCGGCATGCGCCGGCTTGCTGCGCAGATTGGCCACGGCGGGGCGCACTAGGCCAAATCGCCGGTTTCCAAGCGTTGCGTCCGGCAGCAGGCGAATTTCTTCTTCAACTTTGAAATTGGGCGCCGCTTTTTTGACAGCGCCGACCAGCTCGGCAATCGCGGTGGAATCTGAAAGCTCACCTTGCAGTTTGAGATTGGCGCCAAGCATAACGACTTCAATATCGAAGACGCAGAGGCGGCGGTCCGGACAATGCTGTTGCTGCACGGCTTTGACGGCGTCGGTGACGGCCGGCGGCAAATCTTTTTCGAGACGCTTGCAGCCGGCCATGTATACCAACGCGATGAGCATCGCGTACCAAAAAGCCGGCGATCGTTTTGCACGTGGCGGCATATGGTTACTCCTTCTCTAATTCTGTGACAAGCTCGGCGATAACAGCGCGATCAGCTACGTGCGGCTCGAGTTCGAGATAACGCTTAAAATGGTCGCGGGCGCGTGGCCATTGCTCCAAATAGGTTTTTGTCTCTACCGGGCAATCTTCTTCCTCGAACCTTCGGATGCCATGAGCCGCAGCTTCGATGAAAGATGCTGCGGCTTCTTCGCGGCGGCCAAGCTGAAATTGCAAAACGCCGCGATTGAAATACGGCACGAAGCAATCTTCCACCAATGGAATCAACTTCCCGTAAAGCTCGCGCAGTTTCAGTTCCTGAACCTTTCCCGGCATGTCGGGTGAAAGCCGTTCCAAGGCTTCTGCGTGGGTATAGGTTTCAGGCTCGCTGCCCTCTTTTGCCACGCGGATATGATCCATGAGCTTGGCGGCATCCAGCCCTCGTCGGGCCATTTCCATTCGAATTGCGGAGAGCGCAGACGGCGAATAATCATTTTCCTTGATGGTTGTTGCGCGCAGCAGCTCGACATCCGTCAGGTGAGTATAATCGACCGCCATTGACGACACTCTTCATCTTTTGTTGGAAATGGCCACTTCGGGCATATAGCGTTTTTTATTTATTCCAGAACGGCCGCCATTTTGCCTCTGCCGGCGGCGGCGTCAGCAGGCTCACGATGATCAAGGTCAAAATCGATGCAATCGCCGCCGGGATGATAATGTAATCCGTTTCCATCGGCAACAGGTGAATACCAAAAAGCCGGACGGAGGCGGTTGTCCCTTCCATCGCGATATTGGCTATTGTAATCAGGAGTGTGACGATCATGCCCGCGCCCACAGAAGCGGCGCCCGCCACCGGCGTCGCGCGGCGCCACAAAAAGGCGGCGAGCAGCGCCGGCGTCACGCCCGCGCCGACAAACGTGTACGCCGTGAATGCCATGTCGAGGATACTCTTGAAAAAACTGGCGAGGACGTAAGCCGACAAACCGAGCACAACGATTAAAATGCGCTGCAGGCGGACGATTTGCCGGTCGCTGGCCGAAGGATTGATGAAACGCTGATAGAGATCGCGCGCGATGCTGGTGGAAGGCGTCATCAAAAACGTATTGGCCGTGGAAAGAATGACGGCCACGCCCGCGGCGATCAATAATGCGCCCGCCAATGGCGGCAGATCGAACCGCGCAAGGTGCAAAATGATGGTTTCGGTCACGGCTTTGTTCAACGCGCCGCCCTCGCTGAAAGGCGCGAGATTGAAGTATTTCGAGCTGCCGATCACAGCCAGAGTGCAGAGCATGGTTTCCAGAAAAATGACGCCGACGATCATGCCAATCACGGCTTTGCGCGCCGCATTTTCATCCTTTGCGGAAAAGAATTTTTGATACATGCTGCCTTCGCCCATCAACAAAAAAAACGTGGGAAAAAACACGCCCGCGGCCCACACCCAATCGTTCGAGCCGAACGTGGTAAAGTGATCTGCCGGCAAATTCTGCACAACCTGCCCCCAGCCGCCCATGAGCCGGAAGCGGGTCGTGTAGAGGGCGGGCCCTTCCGCCTCCTCCCCCACGTCAGTACTTGAACGTGAACCCGAGCGTGACGGTGAAGACCTTCATGTCGGCCGCCGAGACGGCCGCCGTCCCCTCCTCGCCCGCCTCGCCGGTGCCGCTCAGCGTGATCCGGTCGCGGCCCTTCTGGTACTGGTACGTCCCGCCGAGGCGGATCCCGAACCGGTCGTCGATCTCCCGGCCGACGGTGAGCCCCCCGAGCGCGTTCCAGAGGGAGGAGAGGCGGTAGTCGGAGGACATGTACGGCTGCTCCACGGGGAACCGCGCGCCGTAGAACGACGCGGCCGACTGCGTGTAGAGCCGCACCTCGGGCGTGACGACCCACTTCCCGAAGAGGCGCTGGTCGTACGCCGCCTCCAGCGTGTGGGCCGAGACCTGCCAGTCGTCCCGGTAGTACCGGTACGTCAGCTTGAGCGCCGAGCGCGAGCCGAACGAGTGCCCGTACCGGGCGACGAGCGCCAGGCGCGACCGGCTGTCGGGGCGGCGGTCCGGGAGCGTCTGGGTCGAGCCGTCGGGGCCCACGGGGACGACCTTGTACGGGTCGTCGAGGTATCCCGAGAGGCTCGTCCACGAGCCGGAGACGTCGAGGAGGTCGCGCTCGCCGAGCACCCAGGTCCAGCCCAGGGCGTAGCCGGCGGACCTCTTCGAGAGGGAGAGGTCGTTCGTGACGGGCTCGACGAGGTCGCTCGAGTAGGAGAAGCCGGCGTGGAGCGTCCCCCGGCCTCCCAGGAGGGTCCAGGAGTCCGATAGGCCGAAGCTCCGGGCCTCGTAGTCGTTCTCCTTGCCGTAAGAGAGGTCGACCGACGGCAGGTGCGCCCCGAGCTTCTTGCTCCAGGCCAGCGACGCGAACGTCCGCTTGTCCGAGTACTCCGCCGTCGGGAAGCTCCCGCTGGCCACGACGTTCCCCGATGCCGACGTGGTGACGTCGAGCGACGGGAAGGCGCCCGTGGGCGAGGCGCCCGAGATGCTGTCGTAGGCGAGGAGGAGGTCGAGGTTGCCGAGCGTGGGCCCGAGCTCCTGGTGGATCCCGAGCCACGGGTTCATCACCTGCGTCCGGCCGTCGCTCTCCTTGTAGAAGAGGAAGCGGGCGTCGATCGAGGACTGGCCCTGGG
This DNA window, taken from Cytophagia bacterium CHB2, encodes the following:
- a CDS encoding NlpC/P60 family protein is translated as MPPRAKRSPAFWYAMLIALVYMAGCKRLEKDLPPAVTDAVKAVQQQHCPDRRLCVFDIEVVMLGANLKLQGELSDSTAIAELVGAVKKAAPNFKVEEEIRLLPDATLGNRRFGLVRPAVANLRSKPAHAAELAHQLLMGSMVSLLKKEGNWYYLQTEDGYLGWLPEGSFRMASLNGIDEWLASDLVAYNRLDGLVREEANAAALPVTAVVLGCTMRRLEVVEQKSGDARTKWVKVRLPDRREGFIEFDAVTERDKVFPAAPGTAEDVVTTAKKFLGVPYLWGGASVNGFDCSGFTQLVFRLHGVALLRDASQQARQGEAIEAGRNFENLEPADLLFFGEQEGKITHVAISLGGARFIHASDFVQMNSLDQNDADYVDYRRQTFQFAKRMTALKPSPASSGSD
- a CDS encoding DUF3570 domain-containing protein, with product MAATERPSGSPPAAPSPRRSSRRKPRRRGAGALGKLPVLAAGLGALAARKAQGQSSIDARFLFYKESDGRTQVMNPWLGIHQELGPTLGNLDLLLAYDSISGASPTGAFPSLDVTTSASGNVVASGSFPTAEYSDKRTFASLAWSKKLGAHLPSVDLSYGKENDYEARSFGLSDSWTLLGGRGTLHAGFSYSSDLVEPVTNDLSLSKRSAGYALGWTWVLGERDLLDVSGSWTSLSGYLDDPYKVVPVGPDGSTQTLPDRRPDSRSRLALVARYGHSFGSRSALKLTYRYYRDDWQVSAHTLEAAYDQRLFGKWVVTPEVRLYTQSAASFYGARFPVEQPYMSSDYRLSSLWNALGGLTVGREIDDRFGIRLGGTYQYQKGRDRITLSGTGEAGEEGTAAVSAADMKVFTVTLGFTFKY